In Petrotoga sp. 9PW.55.5.1, a genomic segment contains:
- a CDS encoding amidohydrolase, which produces MPNKLLKNGYILISADDDVEKLDILIDGDEIADLVPRDSDYPIEDRDLEVYDLSGKLIVPGFINTHTHSPMSYFKGVADDLTFDDWLFNNMLPRENFLDNELSYYGSLVSILEMLSNGITTFVDMYMFTDDIAKAAYDLGVRAYISRGLSFDTQEGWERRLRENIQTYEKYNGLDNRIYIGFGPHAPYTVPVDKLKEVAKLAKRYDTHVQIHLLESIKEKKQYNLIDIEKSGLFDVPTIAAHCVQSDLKDIEVLSRNEVNVAYNPISNMKLANGVAPIVDMIEKNINVTFGTDGSASNNSLNFFSEMKFGSVLQKWRYGPDKFSVDQVLRMAWENGGFALEERLGRLEPEFKADLTVIDLDNYEFYPFDLSRIKSHLVYSANPRNVFATMVAGNFLYYNGEFLNLNQKKEKIYENFHFYYKEIEDKFNNSISSSNNPNDSDF; this is translated from the coding sequence ATTGAGGATAGAGATTTAGAAGTTTACGATCTTTCAGGGAAATTGATCGTTCCTGGTTTTATTAATACACACACACATTCTCCTATGTCTTATTTTAAAGGTGTAGCAGATGATTTGACTTTTGATGATTGGCTTTTTAACAACATGCTTCCAAGGGAGAACTTTTTGGATAATGAGTTATCTTATTATGGCTCTTTGGTCTCAATTTTAGAGATGCTTTCTAATGGGATAACAACTTTTGTTGATATGTATATGTTTACAGATGATATTGCAAAGGCAGCATATGATTTAGGAGTTAGGGCATATATTTCAAGGGGGTTATCTTTTGATACCCAAGAAGGTTGGGAAAGAAGACTTAGAGAAAATATTCAAACTTATGAAAAATATAACGGTTTAGATAATAGAATATACATAGGTTTTGGACCTCACGCTCCGTATACCGTTCCTGTTGATAAGTTGAAAGAAGTTGCAAAATTAGCTAAAAGATATGATACACACGTTCAAATTCATTTGTTAGAATCGATAAAAGAAAAAAAACAATACAATTTAATTGATATAGAAAAAAGTGGATTGTTCGATGTTCCAACTATTGCTGCACATTGTGTACAATCTGATTTAAAAGATATAGAGGTGCTTTCAAGGAACGAAGTAAACGTTGCATATAACCCTATTAGTAATATGAAATTAGCTAATGGGGTGGCTCCTATTGTTGATATGATTGAAAAGAATATTAACGTAACCTTTGGAACGGATGGAAGCGCCAGCAATAATTCTTTGAATTTTTTTAGTGAGATGAAGTTTGGTAGTGTTTTACAAAAATGGAGGTATGGGCCAGATAAATTTAGTGTTGATCAAGTTTTACGTATGGCATGGGAAAATGGTGGTTTCGCTTTGGAAGAAAGGTTAGGAAGGTTAGAACCAGAATTCAAAGCAGATTTAACTGTTATTGATTTGGATAATTATGAGTTTTATCCTTTTGATCTTTCAAGAATCAAGTCTCACCTTGTATATTCAGCTAATCCTAGAAATGTATTTGCCACTATGGTTGCTGGTAACTTTTTATATTATAATGGTGAGTTCTTAAATTTGAATCAAAAAAAGGAGAAAATATATGAAAATTTCCACTTCTATTACAAAGAGATTGAAGATAAGTTTAATAACAGTATTTCTTCTTCTAATAATCCCAACGATAGCGATTTCTAG
- a CDS encoding TIGR01212 family radical SAM protein (This family includes YhcC from E. coli K-12, an uncharacterized radical SAM protein.), translated as MVIFLDLYNRLSDYFKNRYGERVQRLPINAGFSCPNKTGEKGKGGCIYCDLTGSGFSSFKPKVSIKDQVNGMIERYQLKANKFLVYFQANTNTYAPIDELKNKYESALIDPRIVGLDVSTRPDCVPDVVINLLNNFRDRVDVYVELGVESTNVNTLKLMNRGHSLAEVIDSVIRLKKAGLEVILHYIIDFPTDTIEDVIEMAKISSVLKIDGVKLHSLYIVENTKLAEMYKKNEISPLSLDDFIERAINFLEYLDPKIVIHRMVADPPKEGTLHGNWGFSKIKILNMIEGRMKERGTFQGKYFDYLNN; from the coding sequence ATGGTGATTTTTTTGGATTTATACAATAGGTTAAGCGATTATTTTAAAAATAGATATGGTGAAAGAGTACAAAGACTTCCAATAAATGCCGGGTTTAGTTGCCCTAATAAAACAGGAGAGAAAGGAAAGGGTGGCTGTATTTATTGCGATCTTACAGGAAGTGGTTTTTCTTCTTTTAAACCAAAGGTGAGTATCAAAGATCAAGTCAATGGTATGATTGAAAGATACCAATTAAAAGCAAATAAGTTTTTGGTTTATTTTCAAGCTAATACTAATACCTATGCCCCTATTGATGAATTGAAAAATAAGTATGAAAGTGCTTTGATAGATCCAAGAATCGTTGGGTTAGATGTATCAACTCGTCCTGATTGTGTTCCAGATGTTGTTATTAACCTGTTAAACAATTTTAGAGATAGAGTTGATGTTTATGTTGAGTTAGGAGTAGAAAGCACGAACGTTAATACTTTAAAATTAATGAATAGAGGGCATTCTTTAGCAGAAGTTATAGATAGTGTAATTAGATTGAAAAAAGCGGGTTTAGAAGTTATTTTACATTACATAATAGATTTTCCTACCGATACAATAGAGGATGTTATAGAAATGGCTAAAATAAGTTCAGTGTTGAAAATAGATGGGGTAAAACTTCATTCTTTATACATAGTTGAAAATACTAAACTAGCAGAGATGTATAAGAAAAATGAAATTTCTCCATTATCTTTGGATGATTTTATCGAAAGAGCTATCAATTTTTTAGAGTATTTAGACCCAAAGATTGTTATTCATAGGATGGTTGCAGATCCCCCTAAAGAAGGAACTTTACACGGTAACTGGGGATTTTCTAAGATCAAAATCTTAAATATGATTGAAGGCAGGATGAAAGAAAGAGGAACTTTCCAAGGCAAATATTTTGATTATTTAAATAATTGA
- the rplQ gene encoding 50S ribosomal protein L17, producing MRHRVKTNKLNRYASHRKALLNNLARSVFESESIITTTAKAKAVRPLVEKIITKAKEANATDSPDRRVALNRDINKHFNDRKLVYKIVHEIAPRYENRNGGYTRILKIGYRKGDASELSILQLLPKEE from the coding sequence ATGAGGCATAGAGTTAAAACAAATAAGTTAAATAGGTACGCTTCTCATAGAAAGGCTTTACTAAACAATTTAGCCAGAAGTGTCTTTGAATCAGAAAGTATTATAACAACAACAGCTAAGGCAAAAGCAGTAAGGCCACTTGTGGAGAAAATTATCACGAAAGCAAAAGAAGCAAATGCGACAGACTCTCCTGACAGAAGGGTAGCCTTAAATAGAGATATAAATAAACATTTCAACGACAGAAAACTTGTATACAAAATAGTTCATGAAATTGCTCCAAGGTATGAAAACCGAAACGGTGGATACACAAGAATATTAAAAATCGGATACAGAAAAGGTGACGCCTCTGAATTATCTATCCTTCAACTATTACCAAAAGAAGAATAA
- a CDS encoding DNA-directed RNA polymerase subunit alpha has protein sequence MDLLIKPEKFRIVEKQEHNEYNYSKYELFPLEKGYAITIGNALRRVLLSSIPSLAITGLRIPGKLHEYDTVEGIKEDIIEITLNLKKVQLKADDIDKLSAIDYPILLTLKKKYKAGQEIKSGDIRTPAGIEVSNPDHVIAHLNKDMEVDFELYAQTGKGFIPGQELKFQSDIEYIYIDGIFSPVLKVNYLTENIRVGRRTDYDKLILEIWTKKNITPTEALREATKVLMEHFDFISKLWEREGNLETIEQMEVSIEEDIEEEEEAEENIFGLPRDLVETQIDILDLTKRAKNCLKRERIETIGELLKRKPNDLLKIKNFGSKSLEEIKKELKDKFDIDYEKLYQEERGNTFDEA, from the coding sequence ATGGATTTGTTAATTAAACCGGAAAAATTTAGAATAGTAGAAAAACAAGAACATAATGAGTACAATTACTCAAAATATGAACTATTTCCTTTGGAAAAAGGATACGCTATAACTATTGGTAATGCACTAAGAAGGGTTCTTTTATCCTCTATTCCTTCTTTAGCAATAACAGGTTTAAGAATACCTGGAAAATTGCATGAATATGACACCGTTGAAGGAATAAAAGAAGATATCATCGAAATAACATTGAATTTGAAAAAAGTTCAATTAAAAGCTGATGATATCGATAAATTGAGTGCGATAGACTATCCCATTTTATTGACATTAAAAAAGAAGTACAAAGCAGGGCAAGAGATTAAAAGTGGTGATATCAGAACACCTGCCGGAATAGAAGTATCTAACCCAGATCATGTTATAGCCCATCTTAACAAAGATATGGAAGTGGATTTTGAACTTTATGCACAAACAGGCAAAGGATTTATACCTGGACAAGAATTAAAGTTTCAAAGCGATATAGAATACATTTATATTGATGGGATATTCAGTCCAGTATTAAAAGTTAACTATTTAACTGAGAACATTCGTGTTGGAAGAAGGACTGACTATGATAAACTAATTCTTGAAATTTGGACTAAGAAGAATATTACTCCTACAGAAGCTTTAAGAGAAGCAACAAAGGTTTTAATGGAGCATTTTGACTTCATATCTAAACTTTGGGAAAGAGAAGGAAATTTAGAAACAATAGAGCAAATGGAAGTATCAATAGAAGAAGATATTGAAGAAGAGGAAGAAGCTGAAGAAAATATATTCGGACTGCCAAGAGATTTAGTGGAAACTCAAATTGATATATTAGATTTAACTAAAAGAGCTAAAAACTGTTTGAAAAGAGAAAGAATTGAGACAATAGGGGAATTGTTAAAAAGAAAACCCAATGATCTACTTAAAATCAAAAATTTCGGAAGTAAATCTTTAGAAGAAATAAAGAAAGAGTTAAAAGACAAATTTGATATAGACTATGAAAAGTTATACCAAGAAGAAAGGGGGAACACTTTCGATGAGGCATAG
- the rpsD gene encoding 30S ribosomal protein S4, with product MARYIGPLDKLSRREGINLYLKGKRSYTEKSGVRKRNYAPGQHGRQQQKQTQYAMQLRSKQALKRMYGLMERQFRNTFEEAERSQSGETGEVLMQLLERRLDSVVFQMGFAPNRRTARQMVTHGHILVNGKKTNIPSFRVKVGDVIEVKEKSRNIQQVREGLELVQEGYRNLPAWVSVDFENLKGTFERLPKIDEMDVPVSLTNIIELYSK from the coding sequence ATGGCCAGGTATATCGGTCCTCTAGATAAACTGTCTCGTAGAGAAGGAATTAACCTTTATTTAAAAGGTAAAAGAAGTTATACTGAGAAATCAGGTGTCAGAAAAAGAAATTATGCTCCAGGACAACACGGAAGGCAACAGCAAAAACAAACTCAATACGCCATGCAGTTAAGGTCTAAACAAGCTTTAAAAAGAATGTATGGATTGATGGAAAGACAATTCAGAAATACCTTTGAAGAAGCAGAAAGATCTCAAAGTGGAGAAACTGGAGAAGTTTTAATGCAATTGCTTGAAAGAAGATTAGATTCCGTGGTTTTTCAAATGGGGTTCGCACCTAACAGAAGAACTGCAAGACAGATGGTAACTCATGGGCACATATTGGTAAATGGTAAAAAAACAAACATTCCTTCTTTCAGAGTCAAGGTAGGGGATGTAATAGAAGTTAAAGAAAAAAGCAGAAACATTCAACAGGTAAGAGAAGGTCTTGAATTAGTACAAGAAGGGTACAGAAATCTTCCTGCTTGGGTTAGTGTGGACTTTGAAAATCTAAAAGGAACATTTGAAAGATTACCTAAGATTGATGAAATGGATGTTCCAGTTTCATTAACCAACATTATAGAGCTTTATTCCAAGTAA
- the rpsK gene encoding 30S ribosomal protein S11 has protein sequence MAKKGVKQRSKKKKAAPEKAAVHIHSTFNNTIVTLTDSEGRPIIWSSGGNVGFKGTKKGTPFAAQMASDKVAKEALNMGVKKVEVYVKGPGSGRESAIRSLQAAGLNVESIKDVTPIPHNGCRPKKKRF, from the coding sequence ATGGCAAAAAAAGGAGTTAAGCAAAGAAGCAAAAAAAAGAAAGCTGCTCCTGAAAAAGCGGCGGTACACATTCATTCAACCTTTAACAATACTATTGTTACCTTAACAGACTCAGAAGGCAGGCCGATAATTTGGTCAAGTGGAGGAAATGTAGGATTCAAAGGAACAAAAAAAGGAACTCCATTTGCTGCTCAGATGGCTTCTGATAAAGTTGCAAAGGAAGCTTTGAATATGGGAGTAAAAAAGGTAGAGGTATATGTTAAAGGCCCCGGCTCAGGAAGAGAATCAGCAATAAGATCATTGCAAGCTGCTGGCTTAAATGTTGAGAGTATTAAAGATGTAACTCCTATACCTCACAACGGTTGTAGACCAAAGAAGAAAAGATTTTAA
- the rpsM gene encoding 30S ribosomal protein S13, giving the protein MARILGVEVPDNKVLFVGLTYIYGIGRKTAFDILNAVEIDPNKKAKDLTDDEISRLTHHINENYKVEGELRQELNKNIRRLIDIGSYRGRRHKAGLPVRGQKTHSNARTRKGPRLTKIRKK; this is encoded by the coding sequence ATGGCGCGTATTTTGGGAGTTGAAGTACCAGATAATAAGGTTTTATTTGTGGGTTTGACATACATTTATGGAATTGGAAGAAAAACAGCCTTTGATATTTTAAACGCAGTTGAAATTGATCCCAATAAAAAAGCTAAAGATTTAACAGATGATGAAATATCAAGGCTTACTCATCATATAAATGAAAATTATAAGGTTGAAGGTGAATTAAGGCAAGAATTAAACAAAAACATCAGAAGATTAATAGACATAGGAAGCTATAGAGGAAGAAGGCACAAAGCCGGATTACCAGTAAGAGGGCAAAAAACACATTCAAATGCCAGAACAAGAAAAGGGCCAAGACTAACTAAAATCAGGAAAAAATAA
- the rpmJ gene encoding 50S ribosomal protein L36 — MKVRASVKKRCEHCKIVKRGGRVWVVCSKNPKHKQRQG; from the coding sequence ATGAAGGTTAGAGCTTCGGTTAAGAAAAGATGCGAACATTGTAAAATAGTAAAAAGAGGCGGAAGAGTTTGGGTTGTATGTTCAAAGAATCCCAAGCACAAACAAAGACAAGGGTAA
- the infA gene encoding translation initiation factor IF-1 — protein sequence MPKKDVVIMQGYIEEALPNTTFKVKLDNGHEVMAHISGRMRKNFIKLLPGDRVTVEVSVYDLNKGRIVKREKIQKSS from the coding sequence TTGCCGAAAAAGGATGTAGTTATTATGCAAGGTTACATCGAAGAAGCATTACCGAATACAACCTTTAAAGTTAAATTAGATAATGGACATGAAGTTATGGCACATATTTCTGGACGTATGAGAAAAAACTTTATTAAACTACTACCAGGAGATCGCGTTACGGTTGAAGTATCTGTATATGATTTAAACAAAGGAAGAATTGTGAAAAGGGAAAAAATACAGAAAAGTTCTTAA
- the map gene encoding type I methionyl aminopeptidase: MIIIKTDQEIEIMRRAGEKLARLLDALIPEIIKEGVNGETVENYVLKYMEKEDATPTFKGYNGYKYAINFSVNEEVVHGFPLKNKVLKNGDIVSIDCGLTYKGYIADSARTYIIGEVSQQEKELVEATKKSLYLGIKKAVLGNKIGDIGNAIQNYIEGKGFSIIREYVGHGVGKRLHEDPQIPNYGTSGRGPKLRKNMTIAIEPMVAMGNYEVELLEDGWTAVTSDKSKAAHFEHTIAITEEGPIILTEL; the protein is encoded by the coding sequence ATGATTATCATTAAAACCGACCAAGAAATTGAAATAATGAGACGGGCTGGAGAAAAGCTTGCCCGTCTTCTTGACGCTTTAATTCCAGAAATTATAAAAGAAGGCGTTAATGGGGAAACTGTAGAAAATTATGTTTTAAAGTATATGGAAAAAGAAGATGCTACCCCTACCTTCAAAGGATACAACGGTTACAAATATGCTATAAACTTCTCTGTTAATGAAGAAGTAGTTCATGGATTTCCTTTAAAAAACAAAGTATTAAAAAATGGGGACATAGTTTCCATAGACTGTGGATTAACATATAAAGGATATATTGCAGACTCTGCCCGCACATATATAATAGGTGAAGTTTCCCAACAAGAAAAAGAATTAGTAGAAGCTACAAAAAAATCTTTGTATTTGGGAATAAAAAAAGCCGTTCTTGGTAATAAAATTGGAGATATAGGGAATGCAATTCAAAACTATATTGAAGGAAAAGGTTTTTCAATTATTAGAGAGTATGTAGGGCATGGAGTTGGGAAAAGACTTCATGAAGATCCCCAAATCCCTAATTATGGAACAAGCGGTAGAGGTCCAAAACTAAGAAAAAACATGACAATTGCCATAGAACCAATGGTTGCAATGGGAAATTATGAAGTTGAATTATTGGAAGATGGATGGACCGCTGTAACATCTGATAAATCTAAAGCAGCACATTTTGAACACACCATAGCAATAACAGAAGAAGGGCCAATTATTCTTACTGAATTATAA
- a CDS encoding adenylate kinase, translating into MKLLFFGPPGAGKGTQAKMVAEEFDVEHISTGDILREAVSKGTELGKKAKAIMDRGDLVPDEIMNGLVKEKLIELDSFILDGYPRTLEQALFLDRTLKELNKEIDAAVLIDVSEEEVVKRISNRRVCPKCGKVYNLITLKPKEDEKCDVCGTKIVQRDDDKEEVVRGRYKVYKANTEPVIEYYRKNNKIITVNGAQDVEEVTKELFNILRRFK; encoded by the coding sequence TTGAAGCTTTTATTTTTCGGGCCTCCTGGTGCAGGTAAAGGAACTCAAGCTAAAATGGTTGCAGAAGAGTTCGATGTTGAACACATATCAACGGGAGATATATTAAGAGAAGCAGTTAGTAAAGGAACTGAATTAGGTAAAAAAGCAAAGGCTATTATGGATAGGGGAGATTTAGTCCCCGATGAGATAATGAATGGATTGGTAAAAGAAAAGTTAATTGAATTAGATTCTTTTATCTTAGACGGATATCCCAGAACTCTTGAACAAGCACTTTTTTTAGATAGAACACTAAAAGAGCTAAACAAAGAGATAGATGCAGCAGTACTCATCGATGTATCGGAAGAAGAAGTTGTTAAAAGAATTAGTAATAGAAGAGTATGCCCAAAATGTGGGAAAGTATATAACTTAATAACCCTCAAGCCAAAAGAAGACGAAAAATGCGATGTATGCGGCACAAAAATAGTACAAAGAGATGACGATAAAGAAGAAGTAGTTAGAGGGAGATACAAAGTTTATAAAGCAAACACCGAGCCCGTAATAGAATATTATAGAAAAAATAACAAAATTATTACAGTAAACGGGGCTCAGGATGTTGAAGAAGTTACAAAAGAATTGTTTAATATATTAAGGAGATTCAAATAA
- the secY gene encoding preprotein translocase subunit SecY, which produces MFKAFKNIFRIPELRSRVIFTFLALIGFRIGIYIPIPGINVQAWQAALGGASEGAVGGFIGFFDVFAGGALSNLSIFVLSVTPYITASIIFQLLSSVIPSLKEMLREGESGRKKFAHYTRMLTLVLAFGQGLLMSMAASSYRAPTLSPVLFVTLATVSIAAGTMFLLWIGELITEKGIGNGVSVLIFAGIVSRYPQYAAEALIGMTPLEWILLAAIAIFIVIAVVAVQTSERRINIQYAKRVVGTKVYGGSSTYLPIKVNGGGVIPIIFASAIMTLPSMIAGVTSATWDDRLFAIGSPLYLVLYGLLVFFFTYFYSSVVMDPNDVADNIRSYGGFIPGIRPGKPTVNYITSVMTRVTFIGAIFLVVIALSPYFIRGASGMQQIWIGGTSTLIAVGVALDIVQQIEQHMIVRQYEGFMRKGRLRGRR; this is translated from the coding sequence ATGTTTAAAGCCTTTAAGAACATTTTTAGAATTCCCGAATTAAGAAGTAGAGTCATATTTACTTTTTTAGCGTTAATAGGTTTTAGAATAGGTATATACATACCGATTCCAGGGATAAATGTTCAAGCATGGCAAGCTGCCTTAGGTGGTGCTTCTGAAGGAGCGGTAGGAGGCTTTATTGGATTTTTTGATGTTTTTGCTGGGGGAGCGTTAAGTAATTTATCCATATTTGTTCTCTCGGTAACTCCGTATATTACGGCATCAATTATTTTTCAACTATTATCTTCCGTTATTCCAAGTTTAAAAGAAATGTTGAGAGAAGGAGAAAGCGGAAGAAAAAAGTTTGCTCATTATACTAGGATGTTAACACTAGTACTAGCTTTCGGTCAAGGTTTATTAATGTCAATGGCTGCTAGTAGTTACAGAGCACCAACTCTTTCTCCTGTTCTTTTTGTAACTTTAGCAACCGTCTCAATAGCGGCAGGAACGATGTTTTTATTGTGGATAGGAGAATTAATTACGGAAAAAGGAATTGGTAATGGGGTGTCTGTTTTAATCTTTGCAGGTATAGTCTCAAGATATCCTCAATACGCAGCAGAAGCCCTTATAGGGATGACTCCGCTCGAATGGATTTTGTTAGCGGCGATAGCGATATTTATTGTTATTGCGGTAGTTGCTGTCCAAACTTCTGAAAGAAGAATAAATATACAATATGCTAAAAGAGTTGTCGGAACAAAAGTTTATGGAGGTTCTTCAACATATTTACCAATAAAAGTCAATGGTGGAGGAGTAATTCCTATAATCTTTGCTTCTGCTATAATGACTTTACCAAGTATGATTGCTGGAGTTACTTCAGCAACTTGGGATGACAGATTATTTGCAATAGGATCGCCACTATACCTTGTGTTATATGGTTTGTTAGTTTTCTTCTTCACCTATTTTTACAGTTCCGTTGTTATGGATCCAAATGATGTAGCTGATAACATAAGAAGTTATGGAGGGTTCATACCTGGAATTAGGCCGGGAAAACCAACAGTTAATTACATTACCTCTGTAATGACAAGGGTTACTTTCATTGGAGCTATTTTTTTAGTAGTTATAGCTTTATCCCCTTATTTTATAAGAGGTGCTTCAGGAATGCAACAAATTTGGATAGGTGGTACTAGCACATTGATAGCTGTTGGTGTGGCGCTTGATATAGTACAACAAATTGAACAGCATATGATAGTAAGACAATATGAAGGATTTATGAGAAAAGGAAGGTTACGTGGAAGGAGATGA
- the rplO gene encoding 50S ribosomal protein L15 codes for MPLKIEDLKPTEGSRKAKKRVGRGSGSGLGKTSGKGHKGQKARGSGKISKIFEGGQTNIIRRTPKYGFTNKPFKKVYSIVNVETLEKYFSENEEITPEILLEKKIIKKLNDGVKILGKGEITKPLVVKANLFSRSAKEKIEAVGGKTEVIQ; via the coding sequence ATGCCACTTAAAATAGAAGATCTAAAACCGACTGAAGGATCTAGAAAAGCAAAAAAAAGAGTAGGAAGAGGAAGCGGATCCGGGCTAGGAAAAACTTCTGGAAAAGGACATAAAGGTCAAAAAGCAAGAGGTAGCGGAAAAATAAGTAAAATTTTTGAAGGCGGACAAACTAATATAATCAGAAGGACTCCAAAATACGGATTCACAAATAAACCTTTCAAGAAAGTTTATTCTATAGTTAATGTAGAAACTTTAGAAAAATACTTTTCTGAAAACGAAGAAATAACTCCTGAGATACTTTTAGAAAAGAAAATAATTAAAAAATTAAATGACGGTGTAAAAATACTAGGAAAAGGAGAAATCACAAAACCTCTTGTCGTTAAAGCCAACCTCTTTTCTCGAAGTGCTAAAGAGAAAATAGAAGCAGTTGGTGGAAAAACAGAGGTGATCCAATAG
- the rpmD gene encoding 50S ribosomal protein L30, whose translation MSNLKIKLIRGRAGKNKRQLATLDGLGLTKKDKEVIKPDSPQIRGMIRKVEHLVEWEEIDSENL comes from the coding sequence ATGTCGAATTTAAAGATAAAATTAATAAGAGGAAGAGCAGGAAAAAACAAAAGACAATTAGCTACTCTTGATGGATTAGGATTGACAAAAAAAGATAAAGAAGTAATTAAACCAGATAGTCCTCAAATTAGAGGAATGATAAGAAAAGTTGAACATCTGGTTGAGTGGGAAGAAATTGATTCTGAAAATCTGTGA
- the rpsE gene encoding 30S ribosomal protein S5, which produces MPNDNDKKVKATDAANEFEERIIEIRRVSKVTKGGKTISFRAVSVIGDKNGKVGLGIGNAREVPQAIRKSIQNARKNLIEVPVKNKTIPYETTGEQDASIVLLFPAGPGTGVIASSPVRAVVELAGIDNILSKSIGSNNVLNLAKATYNGLKNLKSPQEIAKLRDITVKQAFYGAHEEV; this is translated from the coding sequence ATGCCTAATGATAATGATAAAAAGGTAAAGGCTACCGATGCAGCAAATGAATTTGAAGAAAGAATCATCGAGATAAGAAGAGTAAGTAAAGTTACAAAAGGTGGAAAAACTATATCCTTTAGAGCTGTATCGGTTATAGGAGATAAAAACGGTAAAGTTGGATTAGGAATCGGGAATGCAAGAGAAGTACCTCAGGCCATTAGAAAATCTATACAAAATGCAAGAAAAAATTTAATCGAGGTTCCTGTTAAAAACAAAACAATACCTTATGAAACAACTGGTGAACAAGATGCTTCAATAGTATTGTTATTTCCAGCGGGTCCAGGAACAGGAGTTATCGCAAGTTCCCCTGTCAGAGCAGTTGTTGAATTGGCTGGGATTGATAACATACTTAGTAAATCCATAGGATCAAATAACGTTTTAAATCTAGCAAAAGCCACATACAATGGACTAAAGAATTTAAAATCTCCTCAAGAGATTGCTAAGTTAAGAGACATTACTGTTAAACAAGCATTTTATGGTGCGCATGAGGAGGTATGA
- the rplR gene encoding 50S ribosomal protein L18 — protein sequence MIKPLDKKTLRRKRHLRVRKKIKGTPERPRMTIFKSQKHIYVQLIDDTQGVTIAAASTTEKEIKEKLEKTWNEKAAQEVGKNIAQKAKDKGITKVVFDRSGYKYHGKVKALAEAAREAGLEF from the coding sequence TTGATAAAACCATTAGATAAGAAGACCCTTAGAAGAAAAAGGCACTTAAGAGTCAGAAAAAAAATAAAGGGTACCCCTGAAAGACCCAGAATGACAATATTTAAAAGTCAAAAACATATATATGTTCAACTTATTGATGATACACAAGGAGTTACTATAGCAGCAGCTTCTACAACAGAAAAAGAAATAAAAGAAAAATTAGAAAAAACATGGAATGAAAAAGCTGCCCAAGAAGTTGGGAAAAACATCGCACAAAAAGCAAAAGACAAAGGTATAACAAAAGTTGTTTTTGATAGAAGTGGTTATAAATACCACGGGAAAGTCAAAGCTCTTGCTGAGGCAGCAAGAGAAGCAGGCTTAGAGTTTTAG
- the rplF gene encoding 50S ribosomal protein L6, with translation MPQSRIADKPTIVPEGVEIIVDGENVKVKGKNGELSIKLPENLEIKQEKNEILVVGKEGIVKRSSDNKRLKALRGTYTSHLRNMIEGVTNGYQKELDVIGVGYRAQLQGKNLVLNIGYSQPVQFPIPEGITVEVPQPTKVIVKGIDKYQVGETAAKIRKLRKVNVYSGKGIKYVNELVLRKEGKKV, from the coding sequence ATGCCACAATCTAGAATAGCAGATAAACCAACAATTGTTCCTGAAGGTGTAGAAATAATTGTGGATGGAGAAAATGTAAAAGTAAAAGGGAAAAATGGTGAGTTATCTATAAAATTACCTGAAAATTTAGAAATAAAGCAAGAAAAAAATGAAATCCTAGTAGTAGGAAAAGAAGGGATAGTAAAAAGAAGTTCTGATAATAAGAGATTGAAAGCATTAAGAGGTACTTATACCTCTCATTTGAGGAACATGATTGAAGGAGTAACAAATGGTTACCAAAAGGAATTAGACGTTATTGGTGTAGGTTATAGAGCACAGTTGCAAGGTAAGAATTTAGTATTAAATATAGGTTATTCTCAGCCTGTTCAATTTCCAATACCTGAAGGAATAACTGTTGAAGTACCACAACCTACTAAAGTAATTGTTAAAGGAATAGATAAGTACCAAGTAGGTGAAACAGCAGCTAAGATAAGAAAGTTAAGAAAAGTAAATGTTTACAGTGGAAAAGGTATTAAATATGTAAATGAATTAGTACTACGCAAAGAAGGTAAAAAAGTTTAA